A genomic segment from Actinomycetota bacterium encodes:
- a CDS encoding TerC family protein, giving the protein MLSVITAPLVAAAPGVNESFASFDVPAWAWFALVSAIVIMLVADLLLVHRTAHVISIKEAAIESAVWISLGLAFGLILLMWQGGQAGGEYFAGFLIEKSLSIDNVFVWAVIFSFFAVRREYQFRVLFWGIFGALVLRGIFIFAGVSLIERFDWVLYIFGAFLLYTALKIARHDESKKVDYNNNVAMRLVRRLVPTTSRFDGQKLFTRENGKRVATPLFAVLVLIEATDVVFAVDSVPAILAVSREPFIVFAANAFAILGLRSLYFLLGGMQGKFRYLNVGLGVILAFVGVKMLLIGKPFELHMPTYVSLSVITIVIAAAVMASLHADKRDRNAGIVPPARHPASDPAHIPESDVEPDRDPAPASDSQATPAGRR; this is encoded by the coding sequence ATGCTTAGCGTCATCACCGCCCCGCTCGTGGCCGCCGCACCCGGCGTGAACGAGAGCTTCGCCAGCTTCGACGTACCCGCCTGGGCGTGGTTCGCCCTCGTGAGCGCCATCGTCATCATGCTCGTTGCCGACCTGCTGCTCGTGCACCGCACGGCCCACGTCATCAGCATCAAAGAGGCGGCCATCGAGTCTGCGGTGTGGATCTCCCTTGGCCTCGCGTTCGGCCTGATCCTGCTGATGTGGCAGGGCGGGCAAGCTGGCGGCGAGTACTTCGCCGGCTTCCTCATCGAGAAGAGCCTCTCCATCGACAACGTGTTCGTGTGGGCCGTCATCTTCTCGTTCTTCGCAGTGCGCCGCGAGTACCAGTTCCGGGTGCTGTTCTGGGGAATCTTCGGGGCACTCGTCCTGCGAGGCATCTTCATCTTCGCCGGCGTATCGCTCATCGAGCGCTTCGATTGGGTCCTCTACATCTTCGGCGCCTTCCTGCTCTACACCGCGCTCAAGATCGCCCGCCACGATGAGTCGAAGAAAGTCGACTACAACAACAACGTCGCCATGCGCCTCGTACGGCGCCTCGTCCCGACCACCAGCCGCTTCGACGGCCAAAAGCTCTTCACGCGCGAGAACGGCAAACGTGTGGCGACGCCGCTGTTCGCCGTCCTCGTCCTCATCGAAGCGACCGATGTCGTCTTCGCCGTCGACTCGGTGCCGGCCATCCTCGCCGTCAGCCGCGAGCCGTTCATCGTGTTCGCCGCAAACGCCTTCGCCATCCTCGGCCTGCGCTCGCTCTACTTCCTCCTCGGTGGAATGCAGGGCAAGTTCCGCTACCTCAACGTCGGCCTCGGCGTCATCCTCGCCTTCGTCGGCGTCAAGATGCTCCTCATCGGCAAGCCGTTCGAGCTGCACATGCCCACCTACGTGTCCCTCAGCGTCATCACCATCGTCATCGCCGCAGCGGTAATGGCGTCGCTCCACGCGGACAAGCGCGACCGCAACGCCGGCATCGTGCCGCCAGCGCGCCATCCCGCCTCCGACCCCGCCCACATCCCAGAATCCGACGTCGAACCGGACCGAGACCCTGCACCCGCCTCCGATTCTCAGGCCACACCGGCGGGGCGCCGGTGA
- a CDS encoding carbonic anhydrase yields MEDSALPAAQCQAVVLSCSDYRFVEPMRRFLARRGLTGTVDLIAWPGGAAALATPDRDAIIDTIRMACELDSPAEIVLVAHHDCDRLGGSACFAGPQAEIATLETALAIAGEVVAEQFPSLRLQLVRLDPNGPRTVIAGSRRDVPAVLAGSR; encoded by the coding sequence ATGGAGGACTCCGCCCTCCCCGCCGCCCAGTGCCAGGCGGTGGTTCTGTCCTGCAGCGACTACCGCTTCGTCGAACCGATGCGCCGCTTCCTCGCCCGGCGCGGACTCACCGGCACCGTCGACCTCATCGCCTGGCCCGGTGGCGCCGCCGCGCTCGCCACCCCCGACCGTGACGCCATCATCGACACCATCCGCATGGCCTGCGAGCTGGACAGTCCGGCCGAGATCGTGCTCGTCGCCCACCACGACTGCGACCGGCTCGGCGGCTCCGCCTGTTTCGCCGGGCCCCAAGCCGAAATCGCCACGCTCGAGACCGCGTTGGCCATCGCCGGAGAGGTGGTCGCAGAGCAGTTCCCGTCCCTCCGCCTCCAGCTCGTGCGCTTGGACCCCAACGGCCCGCGTACCGTCATCGCGGGTTCTCGTCGCGACGTCCCAGCGGTGCTCGCGGGCAGCAGATGA
- a CDS encoding transcriptional regulator, with translation MAHPYCIDPPEAVNMRPLEHKKLLMVIAPSELQALVVKTARHRGVGGYTIVPATGAGESGLRSGMLNSDSNVVIYIIMSESRLLKVLEDLDALMSVGHRLKALVSDIAIMPRKPAVPG, from the coding sequence ATGGCGCACCCCTACTGCATCGACCCGCCGGAGGCCGTGAACATGAGACCCCTTGAGCACAAGAAACTGCTGATGGTCATCGCCCCGAGTGAGCTGCAGGCCCTGGTCGTGAAGACGGCACGCCACCGTGGCGTAGGCGGCTACACGATCGTGCCCGCCACGGGCGCTGGCGAGTCGGGGTTGCGCTCGGGAATGCTCAACAGCGATTCGAACGTCGTGATCTACATCATCATGTCCGAATCACGCCTGCTGAAAGTTCTCGAGGACCTCGACGCTCTGATGAGCGTAGGCCACCGCTTGAAGGCGCTCGTGTCGGACATTGCGATCATGCCGCGCAAGCCGGCCGTTCCCGGGTAG
- the purE gene encoding 5-(carboxyamino)imidazole ribonucleotide mutase produces the protein MTGIAPLVGIVMGSASDLDTMAAASDVLDGLGLPNEVRILSAHRTPWDLLDYGTTAADRGLRVLIGAAGGAAHLPGMLAAVTTLPVIGVPVPSRYLAGLDSLLSIVQMPTGIPVATVAIGGAANAALLAARIIGISDPAICAAVRAHQADMADASRDSDAHLYGGATPC, from the coding sequence ATGACCGGCATCGCACCCCTCGTCGGCATCGTCATGGGCAGCGCCTCGGACCTCGACACCATGGCGGCGGCATCCGACGTGCTCGACGGGCTTGGCCTCCCCAACGAGGTGCGGATCCTCTCGGCGCACCGCACTCCCTGGGACCTGCTCGACTACGGGACCACCGCCGCCGATCGGGGCCTACGGGTCCTCATCGGCGCGGCTGGAGGCGCCGCCCATCTGCCCGGCATGCTCGCCGCGGTCACCACCTTGCCGGTCATCGGCGTCCCCGTCCCGTCCCGGTACCTCGCCGGCCTCGACTCGCTCCTGTCGATCGTGCAGATGCCCACCGGCATACCCGTCGCCACCGTCGCCATCGGCGGCGCCGCCAACGCCGCCCTCCTCGCCGCCCGGATCATCGGAATCTCCGACCCTGCCATCTGCGCCGCCGTCCGAGCCCACCAGGCCGACATGGCCGATGCCTCACGGGACTCCGACGCCCACCTCTATGGCGGGGCCACACCCTGCTGA
- a CDS encoding sodium-independent anion transporter: MCPTTSECSGREDGHCSGHQSGHGRSCGDRHGHLGASDADALQAVLADLIEGQGNLKVVLDVHDVSGIDGSSLQALVGAVDAAAQLGGELTFADPNETSMKALVAVGLGDAITLDRNCSPRALASVPPGQGYPAARRASMAEHPAEAGRCQGHPGSLVAPQEQTDPPA, from the coding sequence CTGTGCCCCACGACCTCCGAGTGCTCGGGTCGCGAAGACGGCCATTGCTCTGGCCATCAGTCGGGCCATGGGCGTAGTTGTGGTGACCGCCACGGGCACCTGGGTGCCTCCGACGCCGACGCGCTCCAGGCCGTGCTGGCCGATCTGATCGAAGGCCAGGGCAACCTGAAGGTGGTCTTGGACGTGCACGACGTCTCTGGGATCGATGGCTCCAGCCTTCAGGCCTTGGTAGGTGCGGTCGATGCGGCTGCGCAGCTGGGCGGCGAGCTGACCTTCGCCGATCCCAACGAGACGAGTATGAAGGCGCTGGTGGCGGTTGGCCTCGGCGACGCCATCACCCTGGACAGGAACTGCAGCCCGCGGGCACTGGCGTCGGTTCCGCCCGGTCAGGGATACCCTGCAGCACGGCGAGCCTCGATGGCGGAGCACCCAGCCGAAGCAGGGCGTTGCCAGGGGCACCCCGGGTCGCTCGTCGCACCACAGGAGCAAACCGACCCGCCGGCGTGA
- a CDS encoding phosphoglycerate mutase family protein: MTGTPKNPADDLRESEVVMPVDLVLVRHGRSEGNEAREQSKQGDNSCYTGEFRARLNRDWRLTDLGIAQAEAAGHWIREHVSPTFSRYYTSEYLRARETAAHLRLPKARWVQDILLRERSWGRADFVMPESERFERFSAELSERKEDPCYWRPPEGESLAEVCLRVERVLNTLRRDCPGGSCIVSTHEDVRWAARFLIEGMTQEQWCGLLLSDDPRDKIHNGQVLHYSRKDPATGQCSNRLEWVRSACPWDPARSTDHWRRIEPPSFSNEELLASVAAVKRLIAGPPDDSWVRAE, from the coding sequence ATGACCGGTACCCCAAAGAACCCGGCCGACGATCTTCGAGAGTCCGAGGTGGTCATGCCTGTCGATCTTGTGTTGGTCCGCCATGGTCGAAGTGAGGGAAACGAAGCGCGCGAGCAGTCCAAGCAAGGAGACAACAGTTGCTATACCGGGGAGTTCCGCGCCCGCCTCAACCGCGACTGGCGGCTCACCGACCTCGGAATAGCGCAGGCCGAGGCCGCAGGACACTGGATTCGCGAACACGTCTCGCCGACCTTCTCGCGGTATTACACCTCCGAGTACCTGCGGGCGAGGGAGACCGCTGCGCACCTACGGCTGCCCAAAGCGCGTTGGGTGCAGGACATCCTGTTGCGCGAACGATCCTGGGGACGTGCGGATTTCGTGATGCCCGAGAGCGAGCGCTTCGAGCGCTTCTCCGCCGAGCTCTCCGAACGTAAGGAGGACCCGTGCTATTGGCGCCCGCCTGAGGGCGAGTCGTTGGCCGAGGTCTGCTTGCGGGTGGAGCGTGTCCTCAACACGCTGCGGCGAGACTGCCCCGGCGGCAGTTGCATCGTCTCCACGCACGAGGACGTGAGGTGGGCGGCGCGCTTCTTGATCGAAGGCATGACCCAAGAGCAGTGGTGCGGACTGCTTCTCTCGGACGACCCACGCGACAAGATCCACAACGGACAAGTTCTCCACTACTCCCGCAAAGACCCAGCTACCGGCCAGTGCTCGAACAGACTCGAATGGGTACGTTCGGCCTGCCCGTGGGATCCCGCGCGCTCGACTGACCATTGGCGCCGCATCGAACCTCCAAGCTTCTCGAATGAGGAGCTACTCGCCTCGGTGGCGGCGGTCAAGCGGCTCATAGCCGGACCGCCCGACGACTCCTGGGTGAGAGCTGAGTGA
- a CDS encoding 5-(carboxyamino)imidazole ribonucleotide synthase — MSARVGMVGGGQLARMTHQAAVDLGIFLEVLAPSATEPAVMAGAHHLRGPHDSLQMLRTLAERCEVVTLDHEHVPTEHLHTLQAAGYTLRPRAEVVGLAQDKLLARRTLEHLGFRVPPHAPADPGDTDAVAAFAERWGWPVVVKSRRGGYDGRGVHLVEDLTTARAVLRTDTPGGWLIEANVAMVTELAVLVARNPSGFTAVYPVVETRQVDGMCRELVMPAAIPHSVADAASRLAKSIADGIDATGILAVELFLTREGDLVVNELAARPHNSGHATIEATVTSQFHNHLRGILDWPLGSTAMVAPAAATVNVIGNTAGTDPLQNLPAALAVPGANVHLYAKAPIPGRKLGHVTAVGSDPDEALGTARAAAVILAEP, encoded by the coding sequence GTGTCGGCTCGCGTCGGCATGGTGGGCGGGGGCCAGCTCGCCCGGATGACGCACCAGGCCGCCGTCGACCTCGGCATCTTTCTGGAGGTCCTGGCCCCGTCGGCGACCGAGCCAGCGGTGATGGCGGGAGCGCACCACCTGCGCGGCCCCCACGACTCGCTCCAGATGCTGCGCACCCTCGCCGAGCGGTGCGAGGTCGTCACGCTGGACCACGAGCACGTCCCCACCGAGCACCTGCACACGCTGCAGGCGGCCGGGTACACACTGCGGCCCCGCGCCGAAGTAGTCGGGCTCGCCCAGGACAAGCTCCTGGCCCGCCGTACCCTCGAGCACCTCGGGTTCCGGGTGCCGCCCCATGCCCCCGCCGATCCCGGCGACACCGACGCGGTGGCCGCCTTCGCGGAGCGCTGGGGTTGGCCGGTGGTGGTGAAGTCCCGCCGCGGCGGGTACGACGGCCGCGGGGTGCACCTCGTCGAGGACCTCACCACCGCCCGGGCCGTGCTCCGCACCGATACCCCCGGAGGCTGGCTGATCGAAGCCAACGTCGCCATGGTCACCGAGCTCGCTGTCCTCGTCGCCCGCAACCCCTCGGGCTTCACCGCCGTCTACCCGGTAGTGGAGACCCGCCAGGTCGATGGCATGTGCCGCGAGCTCGTCATGCCGGCCGCGATACCCCACTCTGTCGCTGACGCGGCGTCGCGCCTCGCGAAGTCGATCGCCGACGGCATCGACGCCACCGGCATCCTCGCCGTCGAGCTGTTCCTCACCCGCGAAGGCGACCTCGTCGTCAACGAGCTCGCCGCACGCCCCCACAATTCCGGGCACGCCACCATCGAGGCGACGGTCACCTCCCAGTTCCACAACCACCTGCGAGGGATCCTCGACTGGCCTCTTGGATCCACCGCCATGGTCGCACCCGCGGCCGCGACCGTGAACGTCATCGGCAACACCGCCGGGACCGACCCGCTCCAGAACCTGCCCGCAGCCCTCGCCGTCCCTGGAGCCAACGTGCATCTCTACGCCAAAGCCCCCATCCCCGGGCGAAAGCTCGGCCACGTCACCGCCGTGGGCTCCGACCCCGACGAGGCCCTCGGCACCGCCCGAGCCGCCGCGGTGATCCTCGCCGAACCATGA
- a CDS encoding GreA/GreB family elongation factor translates to MTVAIPHTAGEVRLTRQGRRHLGARARNLRDEIIPRLIELRDGSDRDDSVVADYQRATAELARICTVLATARPVEALADYPDVVELGEAVTIRVVGAPPERYVIVDSSEAIVGAGRASALSPLGRALLGRRVGDEVEVAAPGGTYRCVIESATRTETARPPSP, encoded by the coding sequence ATGACAGTCGCCATTCCCCACACCGCTGGCGAGGTCCGCCTCACCCGTCAGGGTCGCCGCCACCTGGGCGCCCGCGCCCGGAACCTGCGAGACGAGATCATCCCCCGCCTGATCGAGCTGCGCGACGGCTCCGACCGCGACGACTCGGTCGTGGCCGACTACCAGAGGGCCACTGCCGAGTTGGCTCGGATCTGCACGGTTCTCGCCACCGCTCGCCCCGTCGAGGCGCTCGCAGATTACCCCGACGTGGTCGAGCTCGGCGAAGCCGTCACCATCCGCGTCGTTGGTGCGCCCCCCGAGCGCTACGTCATCGTCGACTCCTCCGAAGCGATCGTCGGCGCCGGACGGGCGTCGGCGCTCTCCCCGTTGGGCCGGGCGCTGCTGGGTCGCCGCGTCGGTGACGAGGTCGAAGTCGCCGCCCCTGGCGGCACCTACCGATGTGTCATCGAGAGCGCCACCAGAACCGAGACCGCCCGGCCACCAAGCCCCTAA